The following are encoded together in the Limanda limanda chromosome 12, fLimLim1.1, whole genome shotgun sequence genome:
- the slc2a2 gene encoding solute carrier family 2, facilitated glucose transporter member 2: MESGKQLTGTLALAVFTAALGSLQYGYSLGVINAPQKVIEKHYGRSLGVWTERAIGHPENSTEEEAGNHPTVVMYWSLSVAIFSIGGMLSSFLVGFVGDLKGRVKGMLMVNVLAVAAGLLMGLCQMWKPHIMIISGRAVMGFYCGLTSGLVPMYIGEIAPKAYRGALGTLHQLAIVIGILISQVLGLDFVLGNDGMWPLLLGLSGAPAVLQTLLLPLCPESPRYLYIVLGKEQEARKSLCRLKGQYDTTSDLEEMRREKEEADKEARVSILSLIRSSVYRQQLFVALMMHLSQQFSGINAIFYYSTAIFAQAGVSQPVYATIGVGVINTVFTMVSVALVDRAGRRSLTLVGLGGMCCCAVAMTVGLALQNQFIWMSYVSMSAIFLFVSFFEIGPGPIPWFIVAELFSQGPRPAAIALAGCCNWTSNFIVGMTFPYIQVWLGCYVFILFAVLLFGFTVFTYLRVPETKGKTFEEIAAVFQKGRKKPAPIPKDDNELQQLKTSTDA; the protein is encoded by the exons ATGGAGTCTGGGAAG cagctgacagGTACACTGGCCCTGGCCGTGTTCACAGCAGCTCTGGGCTCCCTGCAGTACGGATACAGTCTTGGAGTCATCAACGCACCACAGAAG GTCATTGAAAAGCATTATGGGCGCTCCCTGGGGGTCTGGACAGAGAGGGCCATTGGGCATCCAGAGAACAGCACAGAAGAAGAGGCGGGAAACCACCCTACTGTAGTCATGTACTGGTCCCTGTCCGTGGCAATCTTCTCCATCGGTGGCATGTTATCGTCCTTCCTGGTAGGATTTGTGGGAGACCTGAAAGGGAG ggTGAAAGGCATGCTAATGGTCAATGTTCTGGCTGTGGCTGCTGGTCTGCTGATGGGTCTGTGCCAGATGTGGAAACCTCACATTATGATCATCTCAGGACGTGCTGTTATGGGCTTTTACTGTG GGTTGACATCTGGACTGGTGCCTATGTACATTGGAGAGATTGCACCCAAGGCCTACAGGGGGGCTCTGGGAACGTTACACCAGCTGGCTATTGTCATCGGTATCCTAATCAGCCAG gttcTAGGCTTGGACTTTGTGCTTGGTAACGATGGTATGTGGCCCCTGTTGCTCGGGCTGTCTGGAGCTCCGGCGGTGTTACAgaccctgctgctgcctctgtgcCCCGAGAGCCCGCGTTACCTCTACATTGTTCTGGGCAAAGAGCAAGAGGCTCGGAAAA GTCTGTGTCGCCTGAAGGGGCAGTATGACACAACTTCTGATCTGGAGGAGAtgcggagagagaaagaggaggcagaCAAGGAGGCCCGGGTCTCTATCCTCTCTTTG ATCCGCTCTTCCGTCTAcaggcagcagctgtttgttgCCCTCATGATGCATCTCTCCCAACAGTTTTCTGGCATCAACGCT ATCTTTTATTACTCGACGGCCATCTTTGCTCAGGCTGGTGTCAGTCAGCCAGTCTATGCCACTATAGGAGTCGGGGTCATCAACACAGTTTTCACGATGGTGTCT GTTGCGCTGGTGGACAGGGCTGGTCGACGCAGTCTGACGCTGGTTGGTCTGGGAGGAATGTGCTGCTGTGCAGTCGCCATGACAGTGGGCCTCGCACTCCAG AATCAATTCATCTGGATGAGCTACGTCAGCATGTCCGCCATCTTCCTCTTTGTGAGTTTCTTTGAAATCGGTCCTGGTCCGATTCCATGGTTCATCGTGGCTGAGCTGTTCAGTCAGGGACCTCGGCCTGCGGCCATCGCTCTGGCTGGCTGCTGCAACTGGACCAGCAACTTCATCGTAGGCATGACCTTCCCCTATATACAG gtttggCTCGGTTGCTACGTGTTTATCCTGTTTGCTGTGCTGCTTTTCGGTTTCACCGTGTTTACTTATCTCCGGGTCCCTGAGACCAAAGGAAAAACCTTCGAGGAGATTGCTGCTGTCTTCCAGAAGGGACGGAAAAAGCCAGCCCCGATTCCCAAAGACGATAACgaactgcagcagctcaaaACTTCCACGGACGCCTAA
- the LOC133016115 gene encoding eukaryotic translation initiation factor 5A-2-like, with the protein MADEDFNTGHSGASTTYPVQCSTLRKNGFVMIKDRPCKIVEMSTSKTGKHGHAKVHLVGLDLFTQKKCEDLCPSTHNLDVPHVNRKEFEVVCVVDGFLTLMDDNGDTREDLKVPEGKLGDEIEERVDAGESVRVTVLEAIGEEHVISCKNTK; encoded by the exons ATGGCGGATGAGGATTTCAACACCGGACACTCAGGGGCTTCTACTACGTACCCCGTGCAGTGTTCCACACTGAGGAAGAATGGATTTGTCATGATTAAAGATCGTCCCTGCAAGATCGTTGAGATGAGTACCTCCAAGACTGGCAAGCATGGGCACGCCAAG GTTCACCTTGTTGGACTTGACCTCTTTACTCAGAAGAAGTGTGAAGATCTCTGCCCATCTACCCATAACTTGGATGTCCCACATGTAAATAGGAAGGAGTTCGAG GTTGTCTGTGTCGTGGACGGTTTCTTGACCCTCATGGATGATAATGGAGATACCAGAGAGGATCTTAAAGTGCCGGAGGGTAAGCTGGGCGATGAAATCGAAGAGAGAGTTGACGCAGGCGAATCAGTTAGG GTCACTGTGTTAGAAGCTATTGGTGAAGAGCATGTCATCTCCTGTAAGAACACGAAATAA